The Lottiidibacillus patelloidae genome includes the window AATACCGAAAGAAAGAATTGGAAAATCAGGAGAGTACATTGCGATCATATTTGCGAAAAAAGCAGGAAAGGAAGACATGATTCAAGCACATTTATCTATCCCTTAACGAAAGATGTGACAAGTTTGTGAATTTGTGACAACAGTCACTTTTTCACTTGTTTAAATTGCCTGAAATGAATTGACATTGACATTTCCCTATTGTAGACTTACAGAGGGTAACAATGATAAGGTTTTCACCTTAAATTACGCGAACAATTTAAGGAAAAGGAGCTGTCGTTTTTTGCAAAATCAAAATCGCAATCCTTTTAAAGCGATGGCATTGATGAGTGTGATTCTATCGCAATTAGTCGGAGCAACACTTGTTGGTGTGTTCGGCGGGATTTGGCTTGATGGTCAAATACATACGAAACCGTTATTTCTTGTCATTGGCTTACTTCTCGGACTAGCAGCAGGCGTCTATAGTACAATTCGTCTAGTTAATCGTTATTTAGGAGACGAAGAATAATGACAGAATACGAAATCACATTCAAGCGCTACCTTAGTTTGAACTTGTTCGCACTATCAATTTTTATTGCTGGTTGGGCAATAACACCTTATGATACCGTTTTCCTCGGATTATTGTTAGGTGGATCTGGAAGTTTGTACAACCTCTGGCAGATGTACAGAAAAACGAACAAATTAGGAAATGCCGCTGCGAATAAGCAGAAGCAACCAACGTTAGGATCTTTGTCTCGTCTAATGACTGGTGGATTAGCTGCTTTAATTGCACTGCGTTATCCGGAAACCTTCCACTTGGTAAGTGTGGTAGTGGGGCTGATGGCTAGCTACATTATCATCTTCATAGATTTTTTATCTTTTCAAACGCTACGAAGGAAGAGAGGTGAATAAATATGGATCACGGAGTCCCTCATTTTGAACTTTTTGGGCTACACGGTGACTGGTCAGCAATCTTAATGACAACAGTTGCAGCAGTAATCGTATTCCTTTTAGCAGTTGGAGCAACTCGCACTCTTGCAATGCGACCGACAGGTTTACAAAACTTCATTGAATGGGTTTTTGATTTCATAAAAGGAATCATAAGTAGTACGATGGATTGGAAAA containing:
- a CDS encoding ATP synthase subunit I; this translates as MTEYEITFKRYLSLNLFALSIFIAGWAITPYDTVFLGLLLGGSGSLYNLWQMYRKTNKLGNAAANKQKQPTLGSLSRLMTGGLAALIALRYPETFHLVSVVVGLMASYIIIFIDFLSFQTLRRKRGE
- a CDS encoding AtpZ/AtpI family protein: MQNQNRNPFKAMALMSVILSQLVGATLVGVFGGIWLDGQIHTKPLFLVIGLLLGLAAGVYSTIRLVNRYLGDEE